Within Psychrobacter sp. AH5, the genomic segment GCGGCGCTCATTAAAAGCCAGTTAGCTAAGTCAAGTTACGGTCATCGTCCTGCGGTTACTAAACCGAAGGACTTGGCTAAATTACTTAAAGCTATCGAGACAATAGAAGGTGATCCAAACACTATCAACTCTCTTAGGCTATTATCGTTACTGTTCGTGCGTAATGGAGATCTCAGGCGCATGCGCTGGGCTGACGTCGACTTAGATGTTGGTAGGTGGACATTAAAGCCGCTCAAAGGACAAGGCAAGGTAAACATGGTTAAGGACATGGTCGTGCCCCTACCTCGTCAGGCAGTGGCTATCTTACGCGCGCAGCAGCAAATCAATGGTCATACTAAATTCGTCTTCTACAGTGAGACGGCAAAAAAGCATCAGATCATCTCTGATGCGACAGCGAATAAGCGTTTAAAAGATTTGGGCTACAAAGACATTCATTGTGCTCACGGCTTTAGAGCGACAGCGAAAACCATCCTACAAGAGCATTTAAAGTATCCTCTCGTGCTTGTTGAGATGGCTTTGGGACATACAACCAAAGATCCTAATGGCACCGCCTATGGTCGATTTGAGTACATTGATGATCGTAGTGATATGATGCAGAAGTGGGCTGATTATTTAGATGCTTTGCGAGAAGGCAGAGATACAGCAGAATTTAAAGCAGATGCGCAATCCAAAACTGACTCTACCGCGCAGCTCCAAGCATTGATTGATCAGCTGGGAGAGGATAAAGTAATGGAACTTCTTAAGAAGGAAGAGGCATAGTCTTTCAGCTAATAAGTACTACTATATTCTAAGATCATATACAGCAATATTTGTGCTCATTAAACTATGACTATTAGAGTCATTATAATCATCATAAAAAATATTGTTATCTGGGATTCCGATGCTAGCTATGTAAGCTTTTACTGATTCACGATTTCTTATATATGCCTTCTCAGCATCTTTATAATCTTCTTCCTTAGCCTCTATTTCCTCCGATAGAAGCTTAGTCACATAGTCTGGCAACATTTCTGAAGATACTACACAACTGGTAATTTCTTCAGAACTATCTACTAAAGCTGAAAGCCTTTCTATAATTAGCCCTACGATGTTGCTATTATTCTGGTCGAGATATTCCTGTCCATAACAAAATAACTCATGAAAGTGGATACTTTTAGAGAGTAGTTTAGTCTTTGATAACTTCGCATATGGCTTCTGCGGTGCAAGTTTATTCACAGTTTTAGCATGGGCTATGAATACACCAGAATCTTTGAGAAGCTTGCGTGAAACAATATTAACTTTACTTGTAGAAGAAGCACTGTAAAAAATATATAAGGGCACTTTTTTAGTTATATTAGCGTGACCTAATAATTTAGTAATTTGTCCCTTCGATTGGTCTGGATAATTAATAGCTGAAACGTATTTATTATGCTCTTTACTAATTTTTTTCGCTTGAAACAGTAAAGGCAAGCTCTGAGTTTTACCTACTAACCAAATCTCCATTCTAAAGTCAGCGCCTGATGTCTTGCTCTC encodes:
- a CDS encoding DUF6615 family protein codes for the protein MNMCEKHKEVERQVVEFTENVRHVGEESITDYLFWKWADINKCFQHLDFRHYTKLQESKTSGADFRMEIWLVGKTQSLPLLFQAKKISKEHNKYVSAINYPDQSKGQITKLLGHANITKKVPLYIFYSASSTSKVNIVSRKLLKDSGVFIAHAKTVNKLAPQKPYAKLSKTKLLSKSIHFHELFCYGQEYLDQNNSNIVGLIIERLSALVDSSEEITSCVVSSEMLPDYVTKLLSEEIEAKEEDYKDAEKAYIRNRESVKAYIASIGIPDNNIFYDDYNDSNSHSLMSTNIAVYDLRI
- a CDS encoding integrase arm-type DNA-binding domain-containing protein gives rise to the protein MGIRKPISSDRSISSHKAEDKEYLVSVRNYPMLYLMVRPNGTKSWVYRYLSPTHSKNKRISLGVYPNVSFARACEIWRDYEELLSRNIDPKNHREELKNSIISKTKNSFNHFAWEYFDSLEQTQKGNTLIRKKGRLELICSYIGDQPISEIDSPRMLEVLLDIQAKSLNKAGKPTDKAERCAGIASDVFIYAGARGFCTSDPAALIKSQLAKSSYGHRPAVTKPKDLAKLLKAIETIEGDPNTINSLRLLSLLFVRNGDLRRMRWADVDLDVGRWTLKPLKGQGKVNMVKDMVVPLPRQAVAILRAQQQINGHTKFVFYSETAKKHQIISDATANKRLKDLGYKDIHCAHGFRATAKTILQEHLKYPLVLVEMALGHTTKDPNGTAYGRFEYIDDRSDMMQKWADYLDALREGRDTAEFKADAQSKTDSTAQLQALIDQLGEDKVMELLKKEEA